DNA from Gammaproteobacteria bacterium:
GCGCCAGTCGTTATTGATTGACGGCCTTCATCGACAGGCGCACGCGGCCCTGCTTGTCGATCTCCAGCACCTTGACCTTGACCATGTCGCCCTCGCGCAGCTTGTCGCTGACGCTCTCGACGCGCTCGTCGGAGATCTGCGAGATGTGCACCAGACCGTCGCGGCCCGGCAGAATGTTGACGAAGGCGCCGAAGTCCATGAGCTTGGCCACGCGGCCCTCGTAGATCGCGCCCACCTGTACGTCGGCGGTGATCTGCTCGACGCGGCGCTTGGCCTCCAGGCCCGCGG
Protein-coding regions in this window:
- a CDS encoding S1 RNA-binding domain-containing protein — its product is IITIKIHPDKIRDVIGKGGAVIRALTEETGTTIDIEDDGTVKIASVDAAAGLEAKRRVEQITADVQVGAIYEGRVAKLMDFGAFVNILPGRDGLVHISQISDERVESVSDKLREGDMVKVKVLEIDKQGRVRLSMKAVNQ